AGTCTAAAATTtagtcaaaaaataaataaaatttgatataaaaaattatttttgtgaagaatcgaatttttaattataatatattaatctcTTATGTTGCATTTTAATATAGATGGGtatatgtaattaatatttaccaATGAACTAattcttataatatattaactttattaattaattaagaacattaattaactaacataagaaaataatataaaaatattggtagACATCCAAATGAAATTCCTTTTGCAAACATAACCCAGGTAATTACAAAAAGACAAGAATTAATAGAGATGAGTTTCtcatatatattactttttcatACAATTCATGACACCtcgtttgaaattaattaaagtgaATAATAAAGAGTGCgttgaaaaatgtaattttttgttcagtttattattaaacaaaattgtTTACAAATATTAATGGTGCATGCATAAATAATACAtatgaagaggaagaaaaactaaaaagtgtTAAGAGTAGAAGATATATCAGCTGAGGAGCAACACAATCATGAATCCATGTAAAACTATGCGGGCTAGGAGCTTAGAGTAGTAGCAATTGAGAATGAAAAAGCCATGGCAGAACAATATTACAGGGTATGAGCCAGGCACCGCTGGTGTAAAAATAAGCAATGGTTTTGGAGGTGATGAGGAAGCAGTGGAGGTTTCAACATTGAATTGCTTCCAATGAATATCTCCCTTTTGAAAAACATCTGTGGTGGCCAATACTGGTTGAGCCCTCTGCGCCATTATCACTTTCCTTACACCAAAGACTTTGCTTCTAAGAATACCCAAATTGAGTTCTATGGATGTACCTCATATAGATATCTTTTCATGAGAAACAAGTACTGTTGCGTCAGAATGTCACtgtctcatttttttcttaaatagtaATTGTATTTATACAATTAGATGTACgtcttttttaataaagaaaaacataagttaagatttttttatttataataaattaagattattagtgtaatgaaaaaagatgataaaaaacaataaattattttttctgatggaaaaactaatatatactaacagtctaaaaaaattatattatcaatgaatcataaattattattatatatatataatatgataattttattaaattttacactaattaaCATAAAAGTTTTCTTTAACATGATTTATGATCGATTAGTATACTCTATAAtctatataaaactatttttggtTCGTTACATCTATGTACAGGAACTTTGCATTACACAcgcaattaatttgttttagatTTAGGATGTCTACTCATggaataaatgataaatatctaACTTTTATGTATTCGTAATCTCCATATATatgtctcttttttattttagtttctatgtctctctttttttaagtttttattttgttttgtttttattcatgTAATATAATGTTTTACTTATTGATTTTGATCCTTTCATTTACAAACTATTTATGTGAATTTACTAGATATTAATACGCTTcaaattactaattaattaatgtaccCCTTATTAGAGAGTAAAAAGATTTGTCCTCGGGACAAATTATTCAAATGACCATATGTACAATCTTAATCAATTTATTGGTGTAGTGGTTATATATACAGCTGCTATTGGTTATGGTATGCAAAATTAAAGAGCATAAAGTAAAAAGTACTGTTacctcaaaaaaagaaaagtaaaatataccGGTAACTTGTGTTCCACTTCCAACatttataaacatttataaacTTCCTagaatattaaatatacatgaCAGAACAACTCAGCAACACAAGAGGCGTATCTTGTTATAGTAACTTCTCCTACAACGTAACGTAAAGAATATaatctttaattgatttttcaaaatttatttgagcGGTTTTAATTTACTTTCAATTCGGTAGATAAAATTCTCTCCTGGTCTCCCCACCTGATTCCATGAACACAAGCTAATGAGAACGATTTTTTTATGAGTCATGGGGGAGCACATGGCAGCAGTGCACACTGCTACCAACGTTGTACAAGCATTAATTAGGTAGAGGCTTTGATGTGAACTTCAATACAAGGTTGATGCATTGTAAACGAGTAGCAGCAGGGTCTAGTGGTGGTCCTTGTTGATGAAGAACACGTATGAGGGACTTGTTGTAAAAATGGTGTTATTTAAAAGggtgaaaaaatagaaatatatattgaaaaatacatttaacAATAAGAAACAACATTTAGTAATTGTCTAGAAATATTTAAGCCATATTTACCAActcaaatgaagaagaaaaaaaaaggaaaatttttaaGTTGCAGGAGGAGGGCATGGATCAACCTGTATTAGTGAGGAGGTGCCTCTGATATTTCTGTTTTACCCAAATTTAGTacatttattcaataaaattatttttctgttacaagaaaaaaagaaaaagaaaagatcgggtaaattaaataattcattaattgaacgtataaaaaattatacgtttattttaaatgatttataatatattttattaatgaaattaatcactttaattattttttttgttatacaaatattaattaatctcATAAATGACATTGAGTTGAAATACTAGTTCATGAAAACTAGTTTTTAAGATCCACCTTTATCTTCTATACCTGATAATAAGATGAGTTAAAAGGAGTTTGACTTGTCTCTAACATCATCAAGAGTGAAGTAGtgaaaaagataagttaaaaaatttaaatccaatTATATTCTATTAAGTTTTGTAAggtttatgaaatttatgagaTTCCCCCTCACTTTgtgttaaagaaaattttaatttacttaattatatatttttaaataaattatttattaaattattaatttttattgcaaataaaaaaataaaaaatattttaaaaaataaaattaagaactaaattaaatttttagttatgTTACCCTAGCATTCATGACTCCAAAAGACATCATCTTGTGTATCAATACATCCCTTTGTCCATCATGAAGGCAAATCGACCTTCTTGTTAGCATATATACATCGATATCTAATTATTGATTTAAGTCTGATAACATCACTGCGATGAGTTATTCTCCTAACTAGTCTTGGTTCAACAATTTTAACTCCCTAATTAGGTCTAACTCATTAATCAATTGGGTTCACCTGATCCGAGGGAAGCCAAAGGAAACATGAGCAGGACAATTAATTCCCAGTGACTTGAACGTGTAATCCTTTGTTAATTtcaactataataataataaaaaataaaaaaaagcattgtCCCATGTAAAAACCCAATTGAAAAGTGCAATGTGAATCACATCATTATATAGACAAATTTGAAAGACATTATAGGCCTTTCatagaaatagaataaaaactGCATAAATGAATGTTTGTGTGATGACTTCATGTTGGTAAGTATCGCACATCATCAAGTTTGGCGGGAGCTAGATTAGGACTCGCTAAAATAGCATCAAAATCCTTCCACTGCTCATTCAACTGTGCTCTCAAGAAGGCCACAACCAACCCTCCCACAGTCCTTCTCATCAAGTCCCTAGGACCCTTCTTCCCATTCTTGCACATACACTTTGACATCATTGTCCCAATTACCCCTGGTGTTTCATCATCCAACATGTCCATGTGACCATAATCCGTTGCAACAAAATATGCACTAGGTGGTTTGCACTCAGAGAAAAACTCTTTATGGTTCACCCCATTTGGAGCACATGGTGGAAAAAGAGAATTAGCCTTCTCTGGGCCCAACCCAGTTCCAATTACAGCAACAGGTATGTTCAGATTAAAGGACCGTGGCACACCTGTGAGGATATCAGGAAGTGATCGACAAGGCTTACACTTTGATACGCCAGCCACAGGATCTATGCCTATGAGTGCTGAAAACTTGAGCTTTGTTTTACAGTAACCAAGTGCCACAGCAAATGCTGTTTTTCCACCCTTGCTGTGACCTACTAGAACCAGTTTCTCCAGTTTGGCTTCAACGCTCTCGGGAAGCAATGGTTGAAGCCCGTTATCTAGCCAATCCACAACTCTTCCTTCACACTTAACTTCTTCTGGTCCAAACATAGGCACCCCAATGGAAAACTAAACATCGGAGAGGCAAAAGTTAGCAATGTCAGAGAAtccaaaaagaattaaaaatgagttaaatatattttccatgTATCGTTctgttttaataattattaattaattgttatacgaattctatcaatatcttaactttattttattgtatatagaaaaattaaaaaataggtttttttttcttgatttgttCCACAGCGATCAAAttcttccaattttttatttataaaaaagatattatcaattacgtaaaaaattgaaaacaaattgaGAAAAGTTGACTATCGGATTCAGATGATTTAACTAATTTGTATAAGCAGGTCATAGTTACTAATCTATTAactaatttgtataatatatacactattgataaaaaaaaaaaacatgcattaaccaacataaatataatataaaaatattggtatGCGTGCAAATAGCATTTCTTATTCTAAAATAACCCAggaagttaaaaaaatacagaaagaCAAGAATTAATAGAGAACTGTTTCTCATATagcatgtttttttcttatcattccTCACTCGttgtttgaaattaaataaaataataaagatagtaccctgaaaattttaattttatggttttaaattattaaacaaagtTGTATATAAAACTAATGGTGCGcaaattgaagaagaagaaaaattcgaAAGTGTTAAGAGTACTAGATATACCAGCTGAGGAGCAACAAGTATGAATCCATGTGAAACTATGTGGGCTAGGAGCTTAGAGTAGTAGCTAGTGCGAATACAAAAGCCATGGCAAAACAATATTACAGGGTATAAGCCAGGCACGGTTGGTGTAAAAATAAGCAATGGTTTTGGAGGTGAGGAAGAAGCAGTGGATGTTTCAACATTGAATTGCTTCCAATGAATATCTCCCTTCTGAAAAACATCCGTGGTGGCCAACGCTGGTTGAGCTCTCTGCGCCATTATCTCTCTTCTCACACCAAACACTTTGCTTCTATGTTCTAAGTGTAAAATTTATTCTATGCTTCTATCTCAGACAGATATTTCTTCACGGGAAAAACTGTTGTGTCAACTATcggtgtttgattttttttatctaaataaattgttttcataCAATTAATTTGCATAATGTAACGGGCAGTAAAATGGGGATAATACGAACTATTATTTTGGACCAAAGAAATATATatctttcaataaaattttacgtgaaaaaaatgcaaaataaagtATTTGTGGGTAGGATATTTGGCACGAGTAAATTGCATTGCTCCTCGCGCGTTGTACTCAGGCCACTATCCCATCCAAGATCGATTTCATACTATAGTATATATGGGGGACCACAGTGCAAGtagatgttaaaaaaattccatAAGAGGACATTTCGTTTAATGGTGTCACATAATAATGGAAGGGACGCCTAACATGGACCTGGACCAATTTATAGTAACTGATagatatatgaattatttaatgagtggtcaagattgaatcaaatgcATGACTGAATATGAAAGGtagaataaattttgttaaatattttttttccagtactgttttttcatttttttgttttttataattttgttcttttagtttttgtaaaatatatttactttattttaatttttaaatcgttttaaataatattttcttcattgttCAAagacatacaaaaaaaaatatttgtcataaattttcaagAGAAATTTGATAATTCCTTATTTTTAAGAGTTTATACTACCTTCTGAAATTTAAAGgttttagtattattattgaGAAATTCTTTCTCGTCTTCGATATATCTTAACTCAttcaaagattaaattaaaatgtttatagtTTTTGGCAAATAGTAATTTCACATAAATACAAAGCAATATTAAAGAGTTTGACAAAAAAAGAGATGGAAAGATGGATAACGAAGAGTGCAGAGTACAGAACACTAATTCCAACTCTACCATGGTCTCAACGATTCTCTTAacttgttttcccttttttttttcctttttaatttgtgGCGGGATTGATCATTGATTAATAGGTGTATCTTCAGACATGATACTcttctatattttattaatggtgtTAAAATTATTGATAGGAAACTTCACTTCaggtaattaaattaattagtgtTCCTCACCCTTTGGAACTCCAAAGATGATCCTTCTTTAAGTACCCACAAATTTggtatgaattttatttaacatcatggttgtaatttttcaatgcatcaatatttgtgtttatatttttctttcttttctaatcattatcgtcattattttttattaacaacaaTTATAATCACTCAGTTCGAGGCTTAATCTTACTTAAGACTCTTCATTCCTTTTTAAGAATGTATTCTACAAATATTGAATTCATTGTTGTCTTTATAAGTCAGAATGTGTTTTCTTTCATCACCAAAATAAgagtttatagtttttaatttgatgatgataatcTTATTTCAGTAGTAGTTTTTCTTATGAGTGGGAGAAAGATTTGAGTAGCTTAGATTACGATAATTATATGGAGGCAAATGTTAAGTTTACCACtatcttttgttgttttcaatttattttcattattctcaacattttgaaattagttaacaaatgttataattttttgttacaatCAATCTCGAAATTAGGTTTGGATCTTGTCAAAGTCTTTCTGATAAAATATTAAGTTGACTAAATCATTGTTAACACTGACATAGAACCATCATCGATCCTTCTTATTCCTATTTGAGACATCCTTTAAGTTTGACGAGTGATCTCGACATCCTTTTGAAATTGCATAGTCTCTTTAATTTTGATCTTCGAGAATCTATGTTAGATGTCCAAGATTATCTTATTTAACAACTCTCTCAAGATCTCACATCTCACAAATTTTTCTCTCAATAATGGAATATACAAGAGATTTAAGTCCTTTATATAGGActcaattgattaattaatggattaatttgatatttaatatgttaaatgttagacaagtggcatcaataacttaagagggaggtgaattaagttttgaaattttcccctaacaaacttttaaccccttctaaatgataaactcaaaatgcagaagaagaagtaacaatcaatttaataatgttctttaaacatgtaatacaaaattgattgcaataacataaatgagataaggaaagagaaaaatgcaaactcgatttatactggttcggccacttcccatgTCTACGTCCAgccctcaagcaacccacttaagACTTTTCACTAtatctgtaaatcctttacagactttgaacacaccttgtgatctctcacccttgtgttcaaattAAGATTCTCCAAGAAACAACCCgactcttgattacaattctcacaattcaagagacaatcaatctcttgattacaactgactttttgagatgaacagaaagatttctctcctttagagtggatgatacaaattgaagttcctagaggaatttctctcttttagaggtgataatacaatttgaagttcctggatgaattctcaatagatttgcaagtgtttgcgcaagagttgttgagagagcatttaaCAATTAAGTTCACTTTAgaatatttctctctttcttttcgaagtcagacacacacacacacacacacacacacacacacacacacacacacacacacacacacacacacacacacacacacacacactctcctttagagtggatgatacaaattgaagttcctagaggaatttctctcttttagaggtgataatacaatttgaagttcctggatgaattctcaatagatttgcaagtgtttgcgcaagagttgttgagagagcatttaaCAATTAAGTTCACTTTAgaatatttctctctttcttttcgaagtcagacacacacacacacacacacacacacacacacacacacacacacacacacacacacacacacacacacatatatatatatataggcccttcatgccttttcaaaatggtttgaagagatgtgtcttttcaaaaagttttttctgaaattcttcactgataatcgattacaggtttctggtaatcaattacataattatattttgaagggtcatgactttttaaAGTGTTTTTTGAAGTGTCgttgcttgtaatcgattataaacatatggtaatcgattacacgattcaaaattcaaatttaaaaccctttttaaaagatgattttcaaaattgtcttctggtaatcgattacactgcccgataatcgattaccaaagccttggatgttggaaacaatgtgttttgaggcaaaagtttgatcaaccaatgagattgtttgaggccttatctttttcttgatcttgtttgtttgaccttgaattaatcttgaaacaaTGCCTAActtttgaattaatcttgaagcaatgcttaatctttgaatgtttgttgaagtaaccttgtattaatcttgaagcaatgtttaatctttgaatgtttgttgaagcaaccttgttttaatcttgaagcaatgtttaatctttgaatgtttgttgaaaccttgtttgattattcttttgCATCATCAAAACCATGTATTTATACATTCACATTAAATTGTTTTCTCCAAAATTCTGGAATTGAGTTTAAACCAATTTATGTATTTGAGTTCTTTTTACGTATTTGAAAAGCTAGCTATCACTTTAACTTATCGTAAGAAATTCTTGGTGATAAATAAAGTGCCAAAGAATTTCCTCCTAAATATCTCGATTAAGTGCCAAAGAATTTCCTGTTGCTACCATATAGTATTCATCTCTACTTGGTGATAAATAAAGCATGCgtattcttttttatctctcAGAGATTTCATAAAATGGACTTTCTATGGACCCCAACTACCAATCCTCGCATGAATTGCTAGGACttcataatcaaaataaattatataagcaTCAAATCAACACACACCCTAACATCAaattacacacacatataagTACAAAAATCGAAGCTTTAGACATAATTGGTTGGAAAATCATCAAATAAATCTTCATTGGCATGACTTCTTGCTTCAATAATTTATGAGCCTTTCATGGAAATAAAAACACACAAATGAATATTGTTGAGTGTTGACATCATGTTGGTACATACATTACATCATCGAGTTAGGTAGGCACAGATTAAGAtttgctaaaataaaattaaaattaaaataataattattttaatatttatttttttcttacatgataattattatgtgacacaaaataacaatatacaattattttgaaAGACATTTATAGGCCTTTCATGGAAATAAAAACGCAAAATTAATGTTGAGTGTTAACTTCATGCTACTATGTACTCAAGGGAGAGCAAGATAAGGATCCGCCAAAATAGCATTAAAATCCTTCCATAGGTTGTTCAACTGTGCCCTTAAGAAGGCCACAACCAACCCTCCCACAGCCCTTCTCATGGAGTCCCTAGGACCGATTCCATCCTTGCACACACAATTTGACAATATTGGCCCTACTAGGTTACTAGGTCAGTGTTACATCATTGGAACTGTTAGGGGTACCCAACATTTTTACTGATACACCCAGCATAGCATGCAAAATTCCGATTTTGACCTTTTATAAGCCCAATACAGATTGTCAAATTAATGGTCAAAGCAAGAATAGAACCTGTGACTTTCGCGTTATTAGCACAACATTCTAACCATTTGAGCAGATAgaccaattatgttataaaataattaatgttgttatatatatttaatgcacatgtaaatttacataataagttctgtgataattaatttttatctaataattaatttatttacatatataaattataaataaaaatcataggtttaataaaaatttacatatgtaaaaaaattccaaatttatttaattatcaattgttgtaataaacatctaaatacatcattcaattaaatatcatatttgtttaattcTCAATCACTCTAATAAACATCcaaatatatcatttaattaaatatcaaatttttttaactattaattaccgtaataaatatttaaatacaacattcagttaaatatcaaattttgtaaataaattaaatgtataaaaaattctaaaaaattataatttttttaaaaattcaaaacatatggattgacaattcgtatgttttgaaattttttaatatacatcTCTTCTTTTCCGGCGACGAAAAATTACCAAACTTCATCGTGTATCCATAAACAACGTATGTACACCACCGACGATAACAAATACTCACAAAAGAACGCTAACGAAAGCGAGTTACACTAAGGAagtacaattttaaaataaaggcgttgtaaaaatgaaaaagctaatctattatttataatgacatttttgatattttagaaAACTGTTGGGTGCCGAAACAGTTCCCTACATCATTCAACATGTCCATGTGCCCATACTCAGTTGCAACAAAATGTGCACAAGAAGGTTTGCACTCGTTGAAGAACTCCTTATGGTTCTCCCCATCAGGAGCACATGGTGGACTAACAAAATTAGCCTTCTAGGGGCCTAGCCCAGTGCCAATTACAACAATTTGTATGTTCAAATTGAAGGATTTTGGGACATGCCAGTGAGAATTTGAGGAAATGTGAGGACGATTTAGATGTGCCAGACACAGTGTCTACGCCTACAAGTGCAGAAAGCAGAAAACTTGAGGTTGGTTTTAGCATGACCAAGTG
This region of Glycine max cultivar Williams 82 chromosome 7, Glycine_max_v4.0, whole genome shotgun sequence genomic DNA includes:
- the LOC100807959 gene encoding chlorophyllase-1; protein product: MAQRAQPALATTDVFQKGDIHWKQFNVETSTASSSPPKPLLIFTPTVPGLYPVILFCHGFCIRTSYYSKLLAHIVSHGFILVAPQLFSIGVPMFGPEEVKCEGRVVDWLDNGLQPLLPESVEAKLEKLVLVGHSKGGKTAFAVALGYCKTKLKFSALIGIDPVAGVSKCKPCRSLPDILTGVPRSFNLNIPVAVIGTGLGPEKANSLFPPCAPNGVNHKEFFSECKPPSAYFVATDYGHMDMLDDETPGVIGTMMSKCMCKNGKKGPRDLMRRTVGGLVVAFLRAQLNEQWKDFDAILASPNLAPAKLDDVRYLPT